A region from the uncultured Stenotrophomonas sp. genome encodes:
- a CDS encoding conserved hypothetical protein (Evidence 4 : Homologs of previously reported genes of unknown function) — protein sequence MGVCVNESGGVLDGFWDLPSGRWAKAQGAALASYFLTATREGHALPPALDPQDALRLVGARQREGRTFPPEFGFDPDDGHVLPAPTTGARSTWLPPFGDGGDDAVRGLRRTPTALTLPTSGTYTESDDPERTLPLPPPGRHEFFVLPSVSGSKELLALDAEQGALHLWLPAAGRWAALEQLDGGLLADSPLPHEAWRCEFANDASGGLHLFLPTSNGVACLQLDWLRLGYHVGYVGDGACCGAPILWRDEIWAVLRDAQGGVRLQATTAASGLAGGTLKVADVVAGERFAAPVCVRRQVIWPGMHGRLVLEVQANGSLAAHYRPWPEGMSPKFDFGAPYLAREGQLWQACWSEHDESHAYLRLDGRDMEQRLASAPRLCTGQINYRLAARMKLPPWADPEHGSDADSRALFIPMLESAVDAGVLGVRIDTTDGLEATIGSGERVRAVVELHSDHRLETRLYTLNVPAPWQGRAFVHDDTLWFYHPELKSVAGWELEQ from the coding sequence GTGGGCGTGTGCGTGAACGAATCAGGGGGCGTACTGGACGGTTTCTGGGACCTGCCATCCGGGCGATGGGCCAAGGCGCAGGGTGCTGCCCTTGCTTCCTACTTCCTCACGGCAACCCGCGAAGGGCATGCCCTTCCTCCGGCACTGGACCCGCAAGATGCATTGCGTCTGGTTGGCGCCCGTCAACGCGAAGGGCGCACGTTTCCACCCGAATTCGGTTTCGATCCCGACGACGGCCATGTCTTGCCGGCACCCACCACCGGCGCCCGCAGCACCTGGCTGCCCCCATTCGGCGATGGCGGTGACGATGCGGTCCGGGGACTGCGCCGTACCCCGACCGCGCTGACGCTGCCCACCTCCGGGACCTACACCGAGTCGGACGATCCCGAGCGCACGCTGCCACTGCCGCCGCCCGGCCGCCATGAATTCTTCGTATTGCCTTCCGTATCCGGTTCGAAGGAACTGCTTGCGCTGGATGCAGAACAGGGCGCGCTGCACCTGTGGCTGCCCGCTGCGGGCCGCTGGGCGGCGCTGGAACAACTGGACGGAGGGCTCCTCGCCGATTCCCCGTTGCCGCACGAGGCATGGCGTTGCGAATTCGCCAACGACGCCTCCGGCGGCCTGCACCTGTTCCTCCCCACCAGCAACGGCGTCGCCTGTTTGCAACTGGATTGGCTGCGGCTGGGCTACCACGTCGGCTACGTAGGCGACGGTGCCTGTTGCGGCGCGCCCATCCTGTGGCGCGACGAGATATGGGCAGTGCTGCGCGATGCGCAGGGCGGCGTCCGGCTGCAAGCCACCACCGCGGCATCCGGGCTGGCTGGCGGCACCCTGAAAGTGGCCGATGTAGTGGCCGGGGAACGCTTTGCGGCCCCGGTGTGCGTGCGCCGGCAAGTCATCTGGCCTGGCATGCATGGCCGCTTGGTGCTGGAAGTGCAGGCCAACGGTTCACTGGCCGCGCACTATCGGCCCTGGCCGGAAGGCATGTCGCCGAAGTTCGATTTCGGCGCTCCCTACCTGGCGCGCGAAGGCCAGCTCTGGCAGGCCTGCTGGAGCGAGCACGACGAATCCCATGCCTATCTGCGCCTGGACGGGCGCGATATGGAACAGCGCCTGGCCTCCGCGCCGCGCCTGTGCACCGGGCAGATCAACTACCGACTGGCCGCGCGCATGAAGCTGCCGCCCTGGGCCGACCCCGAGCATGGCAGCGATGCCGATTCGCGCGCCCTTTTCATCCCGATGCTGGAGTCGGCGGTGGACGCCGGCGTGCTGGGCGTGCGGATCGACACCACCGACGGTCTGGAAGCGACGATTGGCTCGGGTGAGCGGGTCCGCGCGGTCGTGGAATTGCATTCGGACCACCGGCTGGAGACGCGCCTGTACACCCTCAACGTGCCCGCCCCATGGCAAGGACGCGCCTTCGTCCACGACGACACACTGTGGTTCTACCACCCAGAACTGAAATCGGTCGCCGGCTGGGAGCTGGAACAATGA
- a CDS encoding conserved exported hypothetical protein (Evidence 4 : Homologs of previously reported genes of unknown function), producing the protein MMKSRHAFRACALLALLLAHLPAGMAAGMQHAFLVQNSGWMEPFYSDANSQLKPLVGAVATTVARPGDTLTVAAFNQQSQGNASPQVIYEGADPTQATIALRPLQVARKGSGALADTDFREAIAATIAGPFHARPGILWIFTNNRNSPGNDPDTVKRNREFYDLVHVDPSITRSLAFPLKMPVKGAHYQATGLMVYALAYGEPAATHLQALVEDGTLGRVFTAAPARLKPLDRDAVRIVPRGVSNSGNVKASLAADGKTLVFDIGASDEVTRINLKAALENLFFPYQIASARVAGTLHAGGTSLPVPVSLQTLDELAPGQAAEVVLDLPVPQGQVPSPWSWAALSAMGKQVTVPATVEIALDQQQLRISDDFRRNLATLFPGDPLSDVFVPPATIQASTARIPIALRVQYPLLPVLLVVGGALLLVVALAMLAMLAGRTARHDIMVDGYKRTVAMKAFATLEVRDLHGNYAGRIKRSLGRPRVIDVAEGHSVASAAR; encoded by the coding sequence ATGATGAAGAGCCGCCACGCCTTCCGTGCCTGTGCACTGCTGGCGCTGCTGCTGGCGCACCTGCCGGCAGGCATGGCGGCGGGCATGCAGCATGCCTTCCTGGTGCAGAACTCGGGCTGGATGGAGCCCTTCTACAGCGACGCCAACTCCCAGCTCAAGCCACTGGTAGGCGCGGTGGCTACCACCGTGGCCCGGCCGGGGGATACGCTGACGGTGGCCGCCTTCAACCAGCAGTCGCAGGGCAATGCCTCGCCGCAGGTCATTTACGAAGGCGCCGACCCAACGCAGGCCACCATTGCTTTGCGCCCGTTGCAGGTAGCACGCAAGGGCTCCGGCGCATTGGCCGACACCGACTTCCGCGAGGCCATCGCTGCGACCATCGCCGGACCCTTCCATGCCCGGCCCGGCATCCTTTGGATCTTCACCAACAACCGCAACAGCCCCGGCAACGACCCGGATACGGTCAAGCGCAACCGCGAGTTCTACGATCTGGTCCATGTGGATCCGTCCATCACCCGCAGCCTGGCCTTCCCGCTAAAAATGCCGGTCAAGGGCGCGCACTACCAGGCCACCGGCCTGATGGTTTATGCGCTGGCTTACGGCGAGCCCGCCGCCACCCACCTGCAGGCATTGGTGGAAGATGGCACGCTGGGCCGGGTGTTCACCGCCGCCCCGGCCCGGCTCAAGCCGCTGGACCGCGACGCGGTGCGCATCGTCCCGCGAGGCGTGAGCAACTCCGGCAACGTCAAGGCTTCGCTGGCTGCCGACGGTAAGACCCTAGTATTCGACATCGGCGCCTCCGACGAAGTCACCCGCATCAACCTCAAGGCCGCGCTGGAAAACCTGTTCTTCCCCTACCAGATCGCCTCGGCCCGGGTGGCCGGCACCCTGCACGCAGGCGGCACCTCGCTGCCGGTACCGGTATCGCTGCAAACGCTGGACGAGCTGGCGCCGGGCCAGGCTGCCGAGGTGGTGCTGGATCTGCCTGTGCCGCAGGGGCAGGTGCCCTCGCCGTGGTCGTGGGCGGCCCTGTCGGCGATGGGCAAACAGGTCACGGTGCCGGCCACGGTGGAGATTGCATTGGACCAACAGCAATTGCGCATCTCCGATGACTTCCGCCGGAACCTTGCGACGCTGTTCCCCGGCGATCCGCTGTCGGACGTGTTCGTGCCGCCGGCTACGATCCAAGCCTCCACCGCGCGCATCCCGATCGCGCTGCGCGTGCAATACCCGTTGTTGCCGGTGCTGCTGGTGGTGGGCGGGGCGCTGCTGCTGGTCGTGGCCCTGGCGATGCTGGCGATGCTGGCCGGGCGCACCGCGCGCCACGACATCATGGTCGATGGCTACAAGCGCACCGTCGCCATGAAGGCCTTCGCGACGCTGGAAGTACGTGACCTGCACGGCAACTACGCCGGCAGGATCAAGCGCAGCCTCGGCCGACCGCGGGTGATCGACGTCGCCGAAGGCCATTCGGTTGCCAGCGCCGCACGCTGA
- a CDS encoding conserved membrane hypothetical protein (Evidence 4 : Homologs of previously reported genes of unknown function): MSAQEQQPKDGGFVLPPPNDAPATSVDAAASASPAVPVPVTLDLGQSDTSSRDLLIGGGILTVLLVAFFFARGSYANMLVRKRVPPGKANAAGWWLFIFLSSLSTGVILAAVNPVKFLAPLTIIPLGAVALVALILMLISGRR, encoded by the coding sequence ATGAGCGCACAGGAGCAGCAACCCAAAGACGGCGGGTTCGTCCTTCCCCCACCCAATGATGCCCCCGCTACCAGCGTCGATGCGGCGGCCAGCGCCAGCCCCGCTGTTCCCGTGCCGGTGACCTTGGACCTCGGCCAGAGTGACACCTCCTCGCGCGACCTGCTCATTGGCGGCGGCATCCTCACCGTGTTGCTGGTGGCGTTCTTCTTCGCCCGCGGCAGCTACGCCAACATGCTGGTGCGCAAGCGCGTACCACCGGGCAAGGCCAACGCGGCGGGCTGGTGGCTGTTCATTTTCCTGTCCAGCCTTTCCACCGGCGTCATCCTGGCGGCCGTCAACCCGGTCAAGTTCCTCGCGCCGCTGACCATCATCCCGCTGGGCGCGGTGGCGTTGGTGGCGTTGATCCTGATGCTGATTTCCGGCCGGCGCTGA
- a CDS encoding conserved hypothetical protein (Evidence 4 : Homologs of previously reported genes of unknown function), producing the protein MADPRTDDTPKPIDSRKDEKLVKLRPTLFVAIGGTGMEVLMRLRRRTLNALWGSGVRVESLADFPVAQFIQFDLDHGAVIESGRAQQEDLQYDLLKFSDDEKLIETFDIEKYSRDDDALARYPHIQNWLPLHPAKIRDLKIDPAKGAGQIRALSRLYFFDKYPKIRDKIRLKLKALKAGLSRDAQLKQLGLELDQSKVRIVVVGSIAGGTGSGAFLDMGWLASWLARDEIGSADVELMLFLPTGFAGANKDRTEGNGYAALMELETAMRGYSDYVKRWDTYDQPNLPLKPYSEVYLVDSGNVARQHTAQMNDVYHMVADALFEDFASADFANKKRSIAVNQQQHKILPFSPPVPAGRFGDMKLAYSRTFSSFGQAVLDTQLKFRRDERAHTLAASMLKVFFGVAGGDAGANRATEKKRDEFMSTHLHLRPAPFSDFPEFSSRQVELKRSNGEFLDYFVVEELLQDRQGAVVAGVQQRVTQQLEDIKTGFAREEWPAQIRQRVRQLERDVMRDQDSGADTTEDRITRRRRELLDSIREVVRQQLFAYLDNKDHGGLEYVLSLVEQIKDRLENTDTGICAVLEQNAARYEEIKEAVRTHEYERLMSNLAETRGGMLGGLLGGVAANARRS; encoded by the coding sequence ATGGCAGACCCACGGACAGACGACACGCCCAAGCCCATCGACAGCCGCAAGGACGAAAAGCTGGTCAAGCTGCGGCCCACGCTGTTCGTGGCCATTGGCGGCACCGGCATGGAGGTGCTGATGCGCCTGCGCCGGCGCACCCTCAATGCGTTGTGGGGCAGTGGCGTGCGGGTGGAGAGCCTGGCCGATTTCCCGGTGGCCCAGTTCATCCAGTTCGACTTGGATCACGGCGCCGTGATCGAATCCGGGCGCGCCCAGCAGGAAGACCTGCAATACGACCTGCTCAAATTCAGCGATGACGAAAAGCTGATCGAAACCTTCGACATCGAAAAATACAGCCGCGATGACGACGCGCTGGCCCGCTACCCGCACATCCAGAATTGGTTGCCGCTGCACCCGGCCAAGATCCGCGACCTGAAGATCGACCCGGCCAAGGGCGCCGGCCAGATCCGCGCGCTCTCGCGCCTGTATTTCTTCGACAAGTACCCCAAGATCCGCGACAAGATCCGGCTGAAGCTCAAGGCGCTCAAGGCCGGCCTGTCCCGCGATGCCCAGCTCAAGCAGTTGGGCCTGGAACTGGACCAGAGCAAGGTCCGCATCGTGGTGGTGGGTTCGATCGCCGGCGGCACCGGCTCGGGGGCGTTCCTCGACATGGGCTGGCTGGCAAGCTGGCTGGCCCGCGACGAAATCGGCAGCGCCGACGTGGAGCTGATGCTGTTCCTTCCCACCGGCTTCGCCGGGGCCAACAAGGACCGCACCGAAGGCAATGGCTACGCCGCGCTGATGGAGCTGGAAACGGCCATGCGCGGCTATTCGGACTACGTGAAACGCTGGGATACCTACGACCAGCCCAACCTACCGCTCAAGCCCTACAGCGAGGTGTACCTGGTCGATTCGGGCAACGTCGCGCGCCAGCACACCGCGCAGATGAACGACGTCTACCACATGGTGGCCGACGCCCTGTTCGAGGATTTCGCCTCGGCCGATTTCGCCAACAAGAAGCGCTCCATCGCGGTCAACCAGCAGCAGCACAAGATCCTGCCGTTCAGCCCACCGGTGCCGGCAGGCCGCTTCGGCGACATGAAGTTGGCCTACTCGCGCACCTTTTCCTCGTTCGGCCAGGCGGTGCTGGACACCCAGCTCAAGTTCCGCCGCGACGAACGCGCCCACACACTGGCGGCCTCCATGCTCAAGGTGTTCTTCGGCGTCGCCGGTGGCGATGCCGGCGCCAACCGCGCCACCGAGAAGAAGCGTGACGAGTTCATGTCCACGCACCTGCACCTGCGCCCGGCCCCATTCAGCGATTTCCCCGAGTTTTCCTCGCGCCAAGTGGAGTTGAAGCGCTCCAACGGCGAGTTCCTCGACTACTTCGTCGTCGAGGAACTGCTGCAAGACCGCCAGGGCGCGGTGGTGGCGGGCGTGCAGCAGCGCGTCACCCAGCAACTGGAGGACATCAAAACCGGCTTTGCCCGCGAGGAATGGCCGGCCCAGATCCGCCAACGCGTGCGCCAGCTCGAACGCGACGTGATGCGCGACCAGGATTCCGGCGCCGACACCACCGAGGACCGCATCACCCGCCGCCGCCGCGAGCTGCTCGACTCCATCCGCGAGGTGGTCCGCCAGCAATTGTTCGCCTATCTGGACAACAAGGACCACGGTGGCTTGGAGTATGTGCTCTCGCTGGTCGAGCAGATCAAGGATCGGCTGGAAAACACCGACACCGGCATCTGCGCGGTGCTGGAGCAGAACGCCGCCCGCTACGAGGAAATCAAGGAGGCTGTGCGTACCCACGAGTACGAACGGCTGATGAGCAACCTGGCCGAAACCCGCGGCGGCATGCTCGGCGGACTGCTCGGCGGCGTGGCGGCGAACGCCAGGCGCAGCTGA
- a CDS encoding conserved hypothetical protein (Evidence 4 : Homologs of previously reported genes of unknown function), with product MDQLSTEIANGLKFHLRAKAAHEAAQLMRDLSRWLGQKSGVDSAGQPVWSGLVGEFQAGREAVLEMLDSLERNVSILRKDLRSEHATLIPLQATERPFAMPTAATLREWADEAFKDIGGSFALFPMLADADERPALLRKVVRMAERQITLAGSEDGEDTDPLIEALEQRSPTERQRLFSELLQRAMPWIDANLSRDFTPNADQFKCFVGVARADEFSRKFKTELETCLPASIGITAAQIGIVETGIPGRAVCYTELSGIPLTVLRGLEAWRTSYRKESERIPTHTHIDITRFSHPLAPSTEELNRLADDFRHYLLAIMLGILERSKQRVVPAGQYQFAVARGDVRRIGNERAIRLNGLPANYRDQIVDRVNQALDELDANQCCALAALADYYASAVYTAQLIELDTGAQDVRIGFASAIAAEVRRQLDDLAVRKGATQDELERSKRRLTEEEALRQWAEPVAESDADAYEWEVRAPLDGNHPRLKFVMRQDAQARAGITALLGGGQASATPPTPGMAPPPPPGGSSLPPPPVQTEPQYHLAISGQTYGPYPVSQVLKMLQDRQLDPQATQIWRQGFAAWIPLAQCNELLPPATTTPPPPPLN from the coding sequence ATGGATCAGTTGTCCACCGAGATTGCCAACGGCCTGAAGTTCCACCTGCGTGCCAAGGCCGCGCACGAAGCGGCGCAACTGATGCGCGACCTGTCGCGCTGGCTGGGCCAGAAGAGCGGCGTGGACAGCGCCGGGCAACCGGTATGGAGCGGTTTGGTCGGCGAATTCCAGGCCGGCCGCGAAGCCGTACTGGAAATGCTGGACTCCTTGGAGCGCAACGTGTCGATCCTGCGAAAGGACTTGCGCAGCGAACACGCCACCCTGATTCCGCTGCAGGCCACCGAGCGCCCCTTCGCGATGCCCACGGCTGCCACCCTGCGTGAATGGGCCGATGAGGCGTTCAAGGACATCGGCGGCTCGTTCGCCCTGTTCCCGATGCTGGCCGATGCCGACGAGCGCCCTGCCCTGCTGCGCAAGGTCGTGCGCATGGCCGAGCGCCAGATCACACTGGCCGGCAGTGAAGACGGCGAAGACACCGATCCGCTGATCGAAGCCCTCGAGCAGCGCAGCCCGACCGAGCGCCAGCGCCTGTTCTCCGAACTGCTGCAACGGGCGATGCCGTGGATCGACGCCAACCTGTCGCGCGATTTCACACCAAATGCCGACCAGTTCAAATGCTTCGTCGGCGTGGCACGGGCTGACGAGTTCTCCCGCAAGTTCAAGACCGAACTGGAAACCTGCTTGCCCGCCAGCATCGGCATCACCGCCGCGCAGATCGGGATCGTCGAAACCGGCATCCCCGGCCGCGCGGTCTGCTACACCGAGCTGTCGGGCATCCCGCTGACGGTGTTGCGCGGGCTGGAGGCATGGCGCACCAGCTATCGCAAGGAAAGCGAACGCATCCCCACCCACACCCACATCGACATCACCCGCTTCTCGCACCCGCTGGCCCCCAGCACCGAAGAGCTGAACCGGCTAGCCGACGATTTCCGGCACTACTTGCTGGCGATCATGCTGGGCATCCTTGAACGCAGCAAACAGCGCGTGGTCCCGGCAGGCCAGTACCAGTTTGCGGTCGCGCGCGGCGACGTGCGCCGCATCGGCAACGAACGCGCTATCCGCCTCAACGGCTTGCCAGCCAACTACCGCGACCAGATCGTGGATCGGGTAAACCAGGCGCTGGACGAGCTGGACGCCAACCAATGCTGCGCCTTGGCGGCACTGGCCGACTACTACGCATCGGCGGTCTATACCGCCCAGCTGATCGAACTGGACACCGGCGCCCAGGACGTGCGCATCGGCTTTGCCAGCGCCATTGCTGCTGAAGTGCGGCGGCAACTGGATGACCTTGCCGTGCGCAAGGGCGCCACGCAGGATGAACTTGAACGCAGCAAGCGCCGCCTGACCGAGGAAGAAGCACTGCGCCAATGGGCCGAACCGGTCGCCGAGTCCGATGCCGATGCCTATGAATGGGAAGTCCGCGCACCACTAGACGGCAACCATCCGCGGTTGAAATTCGTCATGCGCCAGGACGCGCAGGCGCGCGCCGGAATCACTGCCCTGCTGGGCGGTGGCCAGGCCTCCGCCACCCCGCCGACTCCGGGTATGGCTCCGCCACCGCCCCCCGGTGGTTCCAGCCTCCCGCCACCGCCGGTGCAGACCGAGCCGCAGTATCACTTGGCCATCAGCGGGCAAACCTACGGACCCTACCCCGTCTCGCAGGTACTGAAGATGCTCCAGGACCGGCAACTCGACCCGCAAGCCACCCAGATCTGGCGTCAGGGGTTTGCGGCGTGGATACCGTTGGCCCAGTGCAATGAACTGCTGCCGCCCGCCACCACGACACCACCGCCGCCACCGCTCAACTGA
- a CDS encoding hypothetical protein (Evidence 5 : No homology to any previously reported sequences) — protein MAAPQPPALPPALGPTPPEPVAAPAAPPVPKPRRTWPHIAAALLAISVLALWLRPKSEPAWVARCDTLSSAVNDALVSGDLTSADTNLAQARSLCRDERRDALAPLAEQLTRARELATACDTVVKRAETSLERHRPTQAQSQLAQQKSTCAGYSPYDALNERATGQAQQAASLIDDGSRQLQAGKLTTAEQSLARAVALDTQASGADRLRTALANARRQQADDAATPASTPTIVPAAPAVPSATDTLVAGLLRDGRDALARKNYAEAKSSARNALRLSPGNRAAGDLLQKAESAEQQALQDIVID, from the coding sequence GTGGCAGCACCACAACCACCGGCCCTGCCGCCGGCGCTTGGACCCACTCCCCCGGAGCCGGTTGCGGCACCGGCAGCGCCACCTGTGCCCAAGCCTAGGCGCACATGGCCGCACATCGCCGCGGCCTTGCTGGCCATCAGTGTGTTGGCACTCTGGCTGCGTCCGAAATCGGAGCCGGCTTGGGTTGCCCGCTGCGATACCCTGAGCAGCGCCGTGAACGACGCATTGGTCAGCGGCGACCTGACCAGCGCCGACACCAACCTCGCCCAGGCCCGATCCCTGTGCCGGGACGAACGGCGCGACGCCCTTGCGCCACTGGCCGAGCAGCTTACCCGTGCCCGCGAACTGGCCACGGCCTGCGACACGGTCGTCAAGCGCGCGGAAACCTCGCTGGAACGCCACCGCCCCACCCAAGCACAAAGCCAGCTGGCACAGCAAAAAAGCACCTGCGCCGGCTATTCCCCTTATGACGCCCTGAACGAACGCGCCACCGGCCAGGCACAGCAAGCCGCCAGTTTGATCGACGACGGCTCCCGGCAGTTGCAAGCCGGCAAACTGACCACCGCCGAGCAATCTCTGGCCCGTGCAGTGGCGCTGGACACCCAGGCCAGCGGTGCCGACCGCCTGCGTACCGCGCTGGCCAACGCGCGGCGCCAACAAGCCGACGACGCGGCCACCCCCGCCAGTACTCCCACCATTGTCCCGGCAGCGCCGGCGGTGCCCAGCGCCACCGATACGCTGGTCGCTGGCCTGCTGCGCGATGGGCGCGACGCCCTGGCCCGCAAGAACTATGCCGAAGCCAAGAGTTCGGCACGCAACGCCCTGCGCCTGTCCCCCGGCAACCGCGCTGCCGGCGACCTGCTACAAAAAGCCGAAAGTGCCGAACAGCAGGCCTTACAGGACATCGTCATCGATTGA
- a CDS encoding conserved exported hypothetical protein (Evidence 4 : Homologs of previously reported genes of unknown function): MKHTTTRLLLLTLATTVALSGCATTGGVSGTSDGAQKCNPWATGAIGAVLGAAIGAGKNSEAAAKGAIAGAALGALSCLVVNAHSRQTQSADTVQAEYRQANAGALPSAPKLMVYDTNISPGNRVTAGQAVEIKSNLKIVDGTQQRIASIREDMVLLDTTGKEIKRVGKDVSGTQAGGYENTFAFSFPKGVSQGVYGIRTELLVNGQVVGRNDESVQLVVEYSPAAYPVAVR; the protein is encoded by the coding sequence ATGAAACACACCACCACCCGTCTTCTCCTGCTGACCTTGGCCACCACCGTCGCCCTGTCCGGCTGCGCGACCACCGGTGGCGTCTCCGGCACCTCGGACGGCGCGCAGAAGTGCAACCCGTGGGCCACCGGCGCCATTGGCGCCGTGCTGGGCGCCGCGATTGGCGCCGGCAAGAACAGCGAGGCGGCCGCCAAGGGCGCCATCGCCGGCGCTGCCTTGGGCGCATTGAGCTGCCTGGTCGTCAATGCGCACTCACGCCAGACCCAAAGCGCCGACACGGTGCAGGCCGAATACCGCCAGGCCAACGCGGGCGCCCTGCCCAGCGCGCCCAAGCTCATGGTCTATGACACCAATATCAGTCCCGGCAACAGGGTGACCGCCGGCCAGGCGGTGGAAATCAAGTCCAACCTCAAGATCGTGGACGGCACCCAGCAACGCATCGCCTCCATTCGCGAGGACATGGTCCTGTTGGATACCACCGGCAAGGAGATCAAGCGGGTGGGCAAGGACGTCAGCGGCACGCAGGCCGGTGGCTACGAAAATACCTTTGCCTTCAGTTTCCCCAAGGGCGTCTCGCAAGGCGTCTACGGGATCCGGACCGAGCTGCTGGTCAACGGGCAAGTCGTGGGCCGCAATGACGAAAGCGTGCAGTTGGTCGTCGAATACAGTCCCGCCGCCTACCCGGTAGCCGTTCGCTGA
- the ppa gene encoding inorganic pyrophosphatase (Evidence 2a : Function of homologous gene experimentally demonstrated in an other organism; PubMedId : 1645654, 1974462, 2160278, 2848015, 7971944, 8383066, 8664256, 9201917, 9237692, 9298646; Product type e : enzyme) — translation MGLELVSAGKNPPEEINVIIEIPKDSEPVKYEVDKDSGAIFVDRILSTPMRYPCNYGYVPSTLCGDGDPADVLVVMPLSLVPGAVVRCRPVGVLKMSDEAGSDEKILAVPVPKIFNGYAHVEDIDQVSSHWLERIGHFFEHYKDLEKGKWVKIEGWGGADEAKRILVQAHENFVAKQG, via the coding sequence ATGGGTCTGGAACTCGTTTCCGCGGGCAAGAACCCGCCGGAAGAAATCAACGTCATCATCGAGATCCCGAAGGATTCGGAGCCGGTGAAGTACGAGGTGGACAAGGACTCCGGCGCGATCTTCGTCGACCGCATCCTGTCCACGCCGATGCGCTACCCCTGCAACTACGGCTACGTGCCCAGCACCCTGTGCGGCGACGGCGACCCGGCCGACGTGCTGGTCGTCATGCCGCTGTCGCTGGTGCCCGGCGCGGTGGTGCGCTGCCGCCCGGTGGGCGTGCTGAAGATGAGCGACGAGGCCGGCAGCGACGAGAAGATCCTGGCCGTGCCGGTGCCGAAGATCTTCAACGGTTACGCCCACGTCGAGGATATCGACCAGGTGTCCAGCCACTGGCTGGAGCGCATCGGCCACTTCTTCGAGCACTACAAGGACCTGGAAAAGGGCAAGTGGGTCAAGATCGAAGGCTGGGGCGGCGCCGACGAAGCCAAGCGCATCCTGGTCCAGGCGCACGAGAATTTCGTCGCCAAGCAGGGCTGA